Proteins from one Triticum aestivum cultivar Chinese Spring chromosome 7A, IWGSC CS RefSeq v2.1, whole genome shotgun sequence genomic window:
- the LOC123149683 gene encoding probable glutathione S-transferase DHAR2, chloroplastic produces MAVLLRTTTCATATTAGSSSTLLATTFRRGRRLLPARASPPRRAFTARASAEPLEVCAKASITVPDRLGDCPFTQRVLLTIEEKNLPYELKLVDLANKPDWLFTINPEGKVPIVKLEDKWIADSDVITQVLEEKYPQPSLATPPEKASIGSKIFSTFVGFLKSKDTNDGTEQTLLSELTSFDSYLKDNGPFINGGTISAADLSLAPKLYHMEIALGHYKNWSVPDALAHVKTYMKTIFSMDSFVNTRGLPEDVIAGWRSKVMG; encoded by the exons ATGGCTGTCCTGCTCCGCACCACCACCtgcgccaccgccaccaccgccggctCCTCCTCGACCCTCCTCGCCACAACcttccgccgcggccgccgcctcctcccggcccgcgcttcgccgccgcgccgcgccttcACTGCCCGCGCCTCGGCCGAGCCGCTGGAGGTCTGCGCCAAGGCCTCCATCACCGTCCCCGACCGCCTCGGCGACT GTCCTTTCACGCAGAGAGTTTTGTTGACGATAGAGGAGAAAAACCTGCCTTATGAATTAAAACTAGTTGATCTTGCTAACAAACCAGATTG GTTGTTTACAATTAACCCAGAAGGTAAGGTGCCTATTGTAAAGCTCGAGGACAAATGGATTGCTGATTCTGATGTTATAACACAAGTGTTAGAAGAAAAGTATCCTCAACCATCCTTGGCAACTCCACCAGAAAAGGCTTCAAT AGGATCAAAAATATTCTCCACATTCGTTGGCTTTCTCAAGAGCAAAGATACCAATGATGGAACAGAACAGACACTACTTAGTGAGCTGACTTCATTCGATAGTTATCTAAAAGACAAT GGTCCATTTATCAATGGTGGAACAATTTCTGCTGCTGATCTCTCTCTTGCTCCGAAATTATATCACATGGAGATTGCTCTTGGTCACTATAAGAATTGGTCTGTCCCAGATGCACTTGCACATGTGAAAACATACATGAAG ACTATTTTCTCAATGGATTCATTTGTCAATACTCGGGGCCTGCCAGAGGACGTCATTGCTGGATGGCGCTCAAAAGTCATGGGTTAA